A region from the Sandaracinus amylolyticus genome encodes:
- a CDS encoding L-serine ammonia-lyase, whose protein sequence is MSFVSAFDLFKIGIGPSSSHTVGPMRAARRFCERVVEAGVAQRVATVRVALHGSLGHTGKGHGTDVAVMLGLEGDEPDVVDVDSVPARIARIERERTLRLHGGPTITFDPREHLVFHRRERLPLHSNGMRFCAEDARGEVLHERIYYSVGGGFVITPEGVAEGPGAHAATDVPHPFASGAALLARCAERGLSIATLMMENERALRSEREVREGLLRVWHTMQGCIERGCGREGILPGGLKVRRRAAALHRKLRANARGEHDPMIALDWVDLWALAVNEENAAGGRVVTAPTNGAAGIIPAVMMYYRRFVPNADDDGIVRFLLTAAAIGSLYKRNASISGAEVGCQGEVGVACSMAAGALAEVLGGTPEQVENAAEIGMEHNLGLTCDPIGGLVQVPCIERNAMGAIKAINAARLALQGDGKHHVSLDKVIATMRATGADMSTKYKETARGGLALNVIEC, encoded by the coding sequence GTGTCGTTCGTCAGCGCGTTCGATCTCTTCAAGATCGGCATCGGTCCTTCGAGCTCCCACACCGTCGGCCCGATGCGCGCAGCGCGCCGGTTCTGCGAGCGCGTCGTCGAGGCGGGCGTCGCGCAGCGCGTCGCGACGGTGCGCGTCGCGCTGCACGGATCGCTCGGCCACACCGGCAAGGGCCACGGCACCGACGTCGCGGTGATGCTCGGCCTCGAGGGCGACGAGCCCGACGTCGTCGACGTCGACTCGGTGCCCGCGCGCATCGCGCGCATCGAGCGCGAGCGCACGCTGCGCCTCCACGGCGGACCGACGATCACGTTCGATCCGCGCGAGCACCTCGTGTTCCATCGCCGCGAGCGCCTGCCGCTGCACTCGAACGGCATGCGCTTCTGCGCCGAGGACGCGCGCGGCGAGGTGCTGCACGAGCGCATCTACTACTCGGTGGGCGGCGGGTTCGTGATCACGCCCGAGGGCGTCGCCGAAGGGCCCGGGGCGCATGCCGCGACCGACGTGCCGCATCCCTTCGCGAGCGGGGCGGCGCTGCTCGCGCGATGCGCGGAGCGCGGGCTCTCGATCGCGACGCTGATGATGGAGAACGAGCGCGCGCTGCGAAGCGAGCGCGAGGTGCGCGAGGGGCTCTTGCGCGTGTGGCACACGATGCAGGGCTGCATCGAGCGCGGCTGCGGGCGCGAGGGGATCCTACCTGGAGGTCTCAAGGTAAGGCGGCGCGCCGCCGCGCTGCACCGCAAGCTGCGCGCGAACGCGCGCGGCGAGCACGATCCGATGATCGCGCTCGACTGGGTCGATCTCTGGGCGCTCGCGGTGAACGAGGAGAACGCGGCGGGCGGGCGCGTCGTGACCGCGCCGACGAACGGCGCGGCCGGGATCATCCCCGCGGTGATGATGTACTACCGGCGCTTCGTGCCGAACGCCGACGACGACGGCATCGTGCGCTTCCTTCTCACGGCCGCGGCGATCGGCTCGCTCTACAAGCGCAACGCGTCGATCAGCGGCGCCGAGGTCGGCTGTCAGGGCGAGGTCGGCGTCGCGTGCTCGATGGCGGCGGGTGCCCTCGCCGAAGTGCTGGGCGGCACCCCCGAGCAGGTCGAGAACGCGGCCGAGATCGGCATGGAGCACAACCTCGGGCTCACGTGCGATCCGATCGGCGGGCTCGTCCAGGTCCCGTGCATCGAGCGCAACGCGATGGGCGCGATCAAGGCCATCAACGCGGCGCGGCTCGCGCTCCAGGGCGACGGCAAGCACCACGTCTCGCTCGACAAGGTGATCGCGACGATGCGCGCGACCGGCGCGGACATGAGCACGAAGTACAAGGAGACCGCGCGCGGCGGTCTCGCGCTCAACGTGATCGAGTGCTGA
- a CDS encoding MXAN_5187 C-terminal domain-containing protein, whose translation MSPGEYEQLLHDAEVRLARLKSLYEQYFQGIEKLEPAIPRKELERVLDILRKNQPRNTALRFRTQMLIAKYGTYVTYWQRIARQIEEGTYRRDVVRAQQRRHRDEARKKRTKDGEAETPGAWELDVDVDEVEDLRNFSFDDSDVDAILGALGPSAREPSVPPPARRLSPFGSSMPPRPSAPPDALRAPLPASPPLSAPKPAIAPKPATATFAKPVSATFGKPGTATFAKPVAGAPAAPSAPLRHADAPPGSAPRAIPQLPQRPAAAVPRPPAPPPPPRPPVAASREGLDDANMRSLYDRYVEARRRNNERVDNVRYETLAQSVQQMLPKLREKHGDRKIDFDIVVQNGKVGLKPKLG comes from the coding sequence ATGAGCCCCGGGGAGTACGAGCAGCTCTTGCACGACGCGGAGGTGCGTCTCGCGCGCCTGAAGTCGCTCTACGAGCAGTACTTCCAGGGCATCGAGAAGCTCGAGCCGGCGATCCCGCGCAAGGAGCTCGAGCGCGTGCTCGACATCCTGCGCAAGAACCAGCCGCGCAACACCGCGCTGCGCTTCCGCACCCAGATGCTGATCGCGAAGTACGGCACGTACGTGACGTACTGGCAGCGCATCGCCCGGCAGATCGAAGAGGGCACCTACCGTCGCGACGTCGTGCGCGCGCAGCAGCGCCGACACCGCGACGAGGCGCGCAAGAAGCGCACGAAGGACGGCGAGGCCGAGACGCCCGGCGCGTGGGAGCTCGACGTCGACGTCGACGAGGTCGAGGACCTGCGCAACTTCTCGTTCGACGACAGCGACGTCGACGCGATCCTCGGCGCGCTCGGTCCCTCGGCCCGCGAGCCGAGCGTCCCTCCGCCCGCGCGTCGCCTCTCGCCGTTCGGCTCGAGCATGCCGCCGCGGCCCAGCGCGCCGCCCGACGCGCTGCGCGCACCGCTGCCCGCGTCCCCGCCGCTCTCCGCGCCGAAGCCCGCGATCGCGCCGAAGCCCGCGACCGCGACGTTCGCGAAGCCCGTGAGCGCGACGTTCGGCAAGCCCGGCACCGCGACGTTCGCGAAGCCCGTCGCCGGCGCCCCCGCCGCGCCCAGCGCGCCGCTTCGTCATGCCGACGCGCCGCCCGGCTCCGCGCCGCGCGCGATCCCCCAGCTCCCGCAGCGACCCGCGGCCGCCGTGCCGCGCCCGCCCGCGCCTCCTCCGCCGCCTCGTCCGCCCGTCGCAGCGAGCCGCGAAGGGCTCGACGACGCGAACATGCGCAGCCTCTACGACCGCTACGTCGAGGCGCGCCGGCGCAACAACGAGCGCGTCGACAACGTCCGCTACGAGACGCTCGCGCAGAGCGTGCAGCAGATGCTGCCGAAGCTGCGCGAGAAGCACGGCGATCGGAAGATCGACTTCGACATCGTCGTGCAGAACGGCAAGGTCGGGCTCAAGCCGAAGCTCGGGTGA
- a CDS encoding family 16 glycoside hydrolase, which translates to MRRLLFLFTLALLPSIAACTPQGDPGIGAEGLTDDFEREELGDLWHNTGASWRIVDGQLNIRNARNRPLWLRRTLPRDVRIEFDVRSESPDGDIKVEIFGDGSSRATTESYTATSYVVIFGGWSNSMNVLARMDEHGADRVVGARRRVEPGRTYRMRIERRGSRITAWVDDEELVSMDDPRPLEGPGHDHFAFNDWQVELWFDNLRITPL; encoded by the coding sequence GTGCGCCGCCTCCTCTTCCTCTTCACCCTCGCGCTCCTCCCCTCGATCGCCGCGTGCACGCCCCAGGGCGATCCCGGCATCGGCGCGGAGGGCCTCACCGACGACTTCGAGCGCGAGGAGCTCGGCGACCTCTGGCACAACACCGGCGCGAGCTGGCGGATCGTCGATGGCCAGCTGAACATCCGCAACGCGCGCAACCGCCCGCTCTGGCTCCGGCGCACGCTCCCGCGCGACGTGCGCATCGAGTTCGACGTGCGCAGCGAGAGCCCCGACGGCGACATCAAGGTCGAGATCTTCGGCGACGGCAGCTCGCGCGCGACGACCGAGAGCTACACCGCGACGAGCTACGTCGTGATCTTCGGCGGCTGGAGCAACAGCATGAACGTGCTCGCGCGCATGGACGAGCACGGCGCCGATCGCGTCGTGGGCGCGCGCCGCCGCGTCGAGCCGGGCCGCACCTACCGCATGCGCATCGAGCGCCGGGGCTCGCGCATCACCGCGTGGGTCGACGACGAAGAGCTGGTCTCGATGGACGATCCGCGCCCGCTCGAGGGCCCCGGGCACGACCACTTCGCGTTCAACGACTGGCAGGTCGAGCTCTGGTTCGACAACCTGCGGATCACCCCCCTCTGA
- a CDS encoding lipase maturation factor family protein — translation MRSSYARSTWLFARLVGVTSLGAFVSAHAQLHGLFGEAGILPLAPRLARVQAAMGDDVWWTRPTLLLSTGASDDALSALCVVGELASLMLALGVLPGPSAVVAALGYVSIVNVGAPFFPLQWDTLLIETLWLTALVAPWRTVLATPARASEPPHVARWALWLLVARLMLASGIVKWVGDEVWRDLSALSFHYETQPLPSPLSPWMHAGPRWTHTLGAIVTFVIELALPFFVIAGRRARHVAAAGFLLLQGLIAITGNYGFFNLLAIALCVPLLDDAVIDRVLPARWRAPGVAAARPWQVVAPSAIASLLIVLQIAQFASSLGAPVRDEIATMMERSHAIWATSSYGLFADMTTERPELVIEGSVDGETWVAYDFRYKPGDDLAEGLPITLTHMPRVDWMLWFAALTGPEGAPWVRALQIALLERRAPVLALLERDPFDGAAPRFVRVIEWDYELAPPGGDATWTRSRPRPWGRVVRAR, via the coding sequence GTGCGTAGCTCGTACGCGCGATCGACGTGGCTCTTCGCGCGCCTCGTCGGGGTGACGTCGCTCGGCGCGTTCGTGTCGGCGCACGCGCAGCTCCACGGGCTCTTCGGCGAGGCGGGCATCCTCCCGCTCGCGCCGCGCCTCGCGCGGGTGCAGGCCGCGATGGGCGACGACGTGTGGTGGACGCGACCGACGCTGCTGCTCTCGACCGGCGCGAGCGACGACGCGCTGAGCGCGCTCTGCGTGGTCGGCGAGCTCGCGTCGCTGATGCTCGCGCTCGGCGTGCTGCCCGGGCCGAGCGCGGTGGTCGCGGCGCTCGGGTACGTGTCGATCGTCAACGTCGGCGCGCCGTTCTTCCCGCTGCAGTGGGACACGCTGCTGATCGAGACGTTGTGGCTGACCGCGCTGGTCGCGCCGTGGCGCACCGTGCTCGCGACGCCGGCGCGCGCGAGCGAGCCGCCGCACGTCGCGCGCTGGGCGCTCTGGCTGCTCGTCGCGCGGCTGATGCTCGCGAGCGGCATCGTGAAGTGGGTCGGCGACGAGGTGTGGCGCGATCTGAGCGCGCTCTCGTTCCACTACGAGACGCAGCCGCTGCCGAGCCCGCTCTCGCCGTGGATGCACGCGGGGCCGCGCTGGACGCACACGCTCGGCGCGATCGTGACGTTCGTGATCGAGCTCGCGCTGCCGTTCTTCGTCATCGCTGGTCGGCGCGCGCGCCACGTCGCAGCCGCGGGATTCCTGCTGCTCCAGGGCCTGATCGCGATCACCGGCAACTACGGGTTCTTCAACCTGCTGGCGATCGCGCTGTGCGTGCCCTTGCTCGACGACGCGGTGATCGATCGTGTGCTCCCCGCGCGATGGCGCGCGCCCGGCGTCGCGGCGGCGCGACCGTGGCAGGTCGTCGCGCCGTCCGCGATCGCATCGCTGCTGATCGTGCTTCAGATCGCGCAATTCGCGAGCTCGCTGGGCGCGCCGGTGCGCGACGAGATCGCGACGATGATGGAGCGCAGCCACGCGATCTGGGCGACGAGCTCGTACGGGCTCTTCGCCGACATGACGACCGAGCGCCCCGAGCTCGTCATCGAGGGCAGCGTCGATGGCGAGACGTGGGTCGCGTACGACTTCCGCTACAAGCCGGGCGACGATCTCGCGGAGGGCCTGCCGATCACGCTCACGCACATGCCACGCGTCGACTGGATGTTGTGGTTCGCCGCGCTCACCGGGCCCGAGGGTGCGCCATGGGTGCGCGCGCTCCAGATCGCGCTGCTCGAGCGGCGCGCACCGGTGCTCGCGCTGCTCGAGCGCGATCCGTTCGACGGAGCGGCGCCGCGCTTCGTGCGGGTGATCGAGTGGGACTACGAGCTCGCGCCGCCGGGCGGCGACGCGACGTGGACACGATCGCGACCGCGCCCGTGGGGACGCGTCGTCAGGGCGCGGTGA
- a CDS encoding AsmA family protein yields the protein MSAARIALVSVAVVLALAIASVVVLASIDQRALTERVVDRVVAGASESLGREVTFEGARGRLLPDARVTIEGLRVAGRAGEPPLVEVDELQVQLRTWPILRSLGREVAIREVAAVRPSVQLIRDAEGSWNVEDLARERAGAEAEVTLARLETVDGTVSVIDRGAQGASETAVALTDVDAEAEMHGRALSRLRVRAALASRAQNLDVDLAFDVARGGAGVAHALEGGFPRVRGTIALRDADLVRLGGVVPAGMSRVLRGGRVGVEADVATRDDGHYELRGDARLSGVRMRGGEPAEGSMRVNARVDPASPATFRAEVERASLRGPGVELAGSGTFTASPRRVTFDAHGPLLDLDVLLAAMPEGAKRADEGRRDVVPPGVRRTLEDTSARGTVRFDRVVSGPLELQDLAATARLRAGVLELEAGEAKLYGGRVVASGTRVDLGPEVPAWTLRARLESVDVAAMTRDVSGDEPLIGALTGRIDATGAGARWEDVQSSAGGSGVIELHDGTLTTGDLSAAVATAAGDALRLAGRGSARVDAVREGRTDLGALRIAFRIEQGSVVLRQPLTVEAPFGAARLDGRIGLDRSLELSGTAVLSPDFIDEIAGVRPAGPIEVPLSIGGSLSEPEVSLSSEALASALSETALREGARVLEQELGERAGEGLRDLGRRIPIPGL from the coding sequence GTGTCCGCAGCACGCATCGCGCTGGTCTCGGTCGCCGTCGTGCTGGCGCTCGCGATCGCGAGCGTGGTCGTGCTCGCGTCGATCGATCAGCGCGCGCTGACCGAGCGTGTGGTCGATCGCGTCGTGGCGGGCGCGTCCGAGAGCCTGGGGCGCGAGGTCACGTTCGAGGGCGCGCGAGGGCGGCTGCTGCCCGACGCGCGCGTGACGATCGAGGGCCTCCGGGTCGCAGGTCGGGCCGGTGAGCCGCCGCTCGTCGAGGTCGACGAGCTCCAGGTGCAGCTCCGCACGTGGCCGATCCTGCGCTCGCTCGGGCGCGAGGTCGCGATCCGCGAGGTCGCGGCGGTGCGGCCGTCCGTGCAGCTGATCCGCGACGCCGAGGGCAGCTGGAACGTGGAGGACCTCGCGCGAGAGCGCGCCGGTGCGGAGGCCGAGGTGACGCTGGCGCGGCTCGAGACGGTCGACGGCACGGTGAGCGTGATCGATCGCGGCGCGCAGGGTGCGAGCGAGACCGCCGTCGCGCTCACCGACGTCGACGCGGAGGCCGAGATGCACGGGCGCGCGCTCTCGCGGCTCCGGGTGCGCGCGGCGCTCGCGAGCCGTGCGCAGAACCTCGACGTCGATCTGGCGTTCGACGTCGCGCGAGGCGGCGCGGGCGTGGCGCACGCGCTGGAGGGCGGCTTCCCGCGGGTGCGCGGGACGATCGCGCTGCGCGACGCCGATCTCGTGCGCCTCGGCGGCGTGGTCCCGGCGGGGATGTCGCGCGTGCTGCGCGGCGGCCGAGTCGGCGTCGAGGCGGACGTCGCGACGCGCGACGACGGGCACTACGAGCTGCGCGGCGACGCGCGGCTCTCGGGGGTGCGCATGCGCGGCGGCGAGCCCGCCGAGGGATCGATGCGCGTGAACGCGCGCGTCGATCCCGCGTCGCCCGCGACGTTCCGCGCGGAGGTCGAGCGCGCGTCGCTGCGCGGTCCGGGCGTCGAGCTCGCGGGCTCGGGCACGTTCACGGCGAGCCCGCGTCGCGTGACGTTCGACGCGCACGGCCCGCTGCTCGATCTCGACGTGCTGCTCGCAGCGATGCCCGAGGGCGCGAAGCGCGCGGACGAAGGGCGACGCGACGTGGTGCCGCCGGGCGTACGGCGCACGCTCGAGGACACGAGCGCGCGCGGGACGGTGCGCTTCGATCGCGTCGTGAGCGGCCCGCTGGAGCTCCAGGATCTCGCGGCGACCGCGCGGCTGCGCGCCGGCGTGCTCGAGCTCGAGGCCGGCGAGGCGAAGCTGTACGGCGGACGCGTCGTCGCGTCGGGCACGCGCGTCGATCTCGGCCCCGAGGTGCCGGCGTGGACGCTGCGCGCGCGCCTCGAGAGCGTCGACGTCGCGGCGATGACGCGCGACGTCTCGGGGGACGAGCCGCTGATCGGAGCGCTCACCGGGCGCATCGACGCGACCGGCGCGGGCGCGCGCTGGGAAGACGTGCAGTCGAGCGCGGGTGGCTCGGGCGTGATCGAGCTGCACGACGGGACGCTGACGACCGGCGATCTGAGCGCGGCCGTCGCGACGGCGGCGGGGGACGCGCTGCGGCTCGCCGGGCGCGGCAGCGCGCGCGTCGACGCGGTGCGCGAGGGGCGAACCGATCTCGGCGCTCTCCGCATCGCGTTCCGGATCGAGCAGGGCTCGGTCGTGCTGCGGCAGCCGCTGACGGTGGAGGCGCCGTTCGGCGCCGCGCGGCTCGACGGCCGCATCGGCCTCGATCGATCGCTCGAGCTCTCGGGCACGGCGGTGCTCTCGCCGGACTTCATCGACGAGATCGCGGGCGTGCGGCCCGCGGGCCCGATCGAGGTGCCGCTCTCGATCGGCGGATCGCTCAGCGAGCCGGAGGTCTCGCTCTCGTCCGAGGCGCTCGCGTCCGCGCTCTCCGAGACGGCGCTGCGCGAGGGCGCGCGCGTGCTCGAGCAGGAGCTCGGCGAGCGCGCAGGAGAGGGCCTGCGCGACCTCGGACGGCGCATCCCGATCCCCGGCCTCTGA
- a CDS encoding HEAT repeat domain-containing protein, whose product MAVRLPSLARTTRGVLLAALAAIFVAAIAIAPLRAQDRTTVLRVLRESRDFRARVRAAMALGASADPAMAGPLAGALSDASPAVRAAAAEALGRLGNPDALPSLRSALADREREVRDAAGRAIRAIGGSSSSASSSTPPPAHDPLRMPSVEVVPRERDVDWGSVRYVVVLGDMQNRSGFTHERLQSMLSQEVHRHLLVLRGVAALDGVSPDADREIARRRLPRMRLEGSITRVHRQAHGRDLQVRCEVALMLMDEPGRSIRAALNGAATGMERASSSRAQQEARLAEQALQGAVRSAMSGAARAITASVR is encoded by the coding sequence ATGGCGGTCCGGCTTCCGTCCCTCGCGCGGACGACCCGAGGCGTCCTCCTCGCAGCGCTCGCAGCGATCTTCGTCGCGGCGATCGCGATCGCGCCCCTGCGCGCGCAGGATCGGACGACGGTGCTCCGCGTGCTCCGCGAGAGCCGAGACTTCCGCGCGCGCGTGCGCGCCGCGATGGCGCTCGGCGCGAGCGCGGACCCCGCGATGGCCGGCCCCCTCGCGGGCGCGCTCTCCGACGCCTCGCCCGCGGTGCGCGCGGCTGCTGCGGAGGCGCTCGGTCGCCTCGGCAACCCCGACGCGCTCCCTTCGCTCCGCAGCGCGCTCGCCGATCGCGAGCGCGAGGTGCGCGACGCGGCGGGCCGCGCGATCCGCGCGATCGGTGGCTCGTCCTCGAGCGCGTCGTCGAGCACGCCGCCGCCCGCGCACGATCCGCTGCGCATGCCCTCGGTCGAGGTGGTGCCGCGCGAGCGCGACGTCGACTGGGGCTCGGTGCGCTACGTGGTCGTGCTCGGCGACATGCAGAACCGCAGCGGCTTCACGCACGAGCGGCTGCAGTCGATGCTCTCGCAGGAGGTGCACCGTCACCTGCTCGTGCTCCGCGGCGTCGCGGCGCTCGACGGTGTGTCGCCCGACGCGGATCGCGAGATCGCGCGGCGGCGGCTGCCGCGCATGCGGCTCGAAGGATCGATCACGCGCGTGCATCGCCAGGCGCACGGGCGTGACCTGCAAGTGCGCTGCGAGGTCGCGCTGATGCTGATGGACGAGCCGGGGCGCAGCATCCGCGCGGCGCTCAACGGCGCGGCGACCGGGATGGAGCGCGCGTCGTCCTCGCGCGCGCAGCAGGAGGCGCGGCTCGCGGAGCAGGCGCTGCAGGGCGCGGTGCGCAGCGCGATGAGCGGCGCGGCCCGCGCGATCACCGCGAGCGTGCGCTGA
- a CDS encoding SIMPL domain-containing protein, whose amino-acid sequence MDRALIVLLVVVSFACVACGGSLRSGETLVLRESEHGILVSEEGEAEARPDRARFHVGVEARRPTVAEARDAAADAQRRVLDALRANGIGDEDVQTDQLSVNPEYEYTDQGQRLLGYTVRNAVHVRVTDVSRLSATIDAAVGAGGDLTRLDGIQFEVSDPSEVRARAREQAMQRARATAEQLARLAGVELGEPIAIEEVVQHDGPRPLMMEARMAADTAQATPIEPGVTRTTVQLRVRWSTH is encoded by the coding sequence GTGGATCGCGCTCTGATCGTTCTGCTCGTGGTCGTGTCGTTCGCGTGCGTCGCGTGTGGAGGCTCGCTCCGCTCCGGCGAGACGCTCGTGCTGCGCGAGAGCGAGCACGGGATCCTGGTGTCGGAGGAGGGCGAGGCCGAGGCGCGGCCCGATCGCGCTCGATTCCACGTCGGCGTCGAGGCGCGCCGCCCGACCGTCGCCGAGGCGCGCGACGCGGCGGCCGACGCGCAGCGCCGCGTGCTCGACGCGCTGCGCGCGAACGGCATCGGCGACGAGGACGTGCAGACGGACCAGCTGTCCGTGAATCCCGAGTACGAGTACACGGACCAGGGCCAGCGACTGCTCGGCTACACGGTGCGCAACGCGGTGCACGTGCGCGTGACCGACGTGTCGCGGCTCTCGGCGACGATCGACGCCGCGGTCGGCGCGGGCGGTGATCTGACGCGCCTCGACGGCATCCAGTTCGAGGTGTCGGATCCCTCCGAGGTGCGCGCGCGGGCGCGCGAGCAGGCGATGCAGCGCGCGCGTGCGACGGCGGAGCAGCTCGCGCGGCTCGCGGGCGTCGAGCTCGGTGAGCCGATCGCGATCGAAGAGGTCGTGCAGCACGACGGACCGCGCCCGCTGATGATGGAGGCGCGCATGGCCGCCGACACCGCGCAGGCGACGCCGATCGAGCCCGGCGTGACGCGCACGACCGTGCAGCTCCGCGTGCGCTGGTCGACGCACTGA
- a CDS encoding SIR2 family NAD-dependent protein deacylase, with translation MTLEPQVLALLDDALSREGPMLFLTGAGISAESGIPTFRGPEGYWTIGSKNYRAEELATYEAFTRMPEEVWAWYLYRRSVCRAASANAAHLALVELERALGDRFLLITQNVDGLHLRAGSTPARTFQIHGNIDYLRCEDESPEELHPRIREIPAGISLEWPKTRRIADAERALLQCCGRGRWSRPHVLWFDESYDEPLFRFESSMDAVRRASLVVVIGTSGATTLPSHIVNVAAHRRVPMLVVNQDESPFTQIAERLSSAAVLRGTATQYVPAITRALIERA, from the coding sequence ATGACGCTCGAACCGCAGGTGCTCGCGCTGCTCGACGACGCGCTGTCGCGCGAGGGGCCGATGCTGTTCCTCACCGGCGCGGGGATCTCGGCGGAGAGCGGGATCCCGACGTTCCGCGGGCCCGAGGGCTACTGGACGATCGGCTCGAAGAACTATCGCGCCGAGGAGCTCGCGACGTACGAGGCGTTCACGCGCATGCCCGAGGAGGTCTGGGCCTGGTACCTCTATCGACGCAGCGTGTGCCGCGCCGCGAGCGCGAACGCGGCGCACCTCGCGCTGGTGGAGCTCGAGCGCGCGCTCGGCGATCGCTTCCTCCTCATCACGCAGAACGTCGACGGGCTGCACCTGCGCGCGGGGAGCACGCCCGCGCGCACCTTCCAGATCCACGGGAACATCGACTACCTGCGGTGCGAGGACGAGTCCCCCGAGGAGTTGCACCCGCGCATCCGCGAGATCCCCGCGGGCATCTCGCTCGAGTGGCCGAAGACGCGGCGCATCGCGGACGCGGAGCGCGCGCTGCTGCAGTGCTGTGGGCGCGGGCGATGGTCGCGCCCGCACGTGCTGTGGTTCGACGAGAGCTACGACGAGCCGCTCTTCCGCTTCGAGAGCTCGATGGACGCGGTGCGACGCGCGTCGCTCGTCGTGGTGATCGGCACGTCGGGCGCGACGACGCTGCCGAGCCACATCGTGAACGTCGCGGCGCACCGGCGCGTGCCGATGCTCGTGGTGAACCAGGACGAGAGCCCGTTCACGCAGATCGCGGAGCGCCTCTCGAGCGCAGCGGTGCTGCGCGGCACCGCGACCCAGTACGTGCCTGCGATCACGCGCGCGCTGATCGAACGTGCGTAG
- a CDS encoding cellulase family glycosylhydrolase: MDRRFVLAGMALTLISCGDDPAPVVLEPWDPPAQPWVRSDRARLRDDADRVLVFRGINARVEGLFDVTFDDGRLPLEEIPAFTIDDARRMRALGLSALRLPINWSGIEPVRGEYSEAYLERLEEVVDLCRQAGVHVMIDFHQDAYSKEIGEDGAPLWAIHPPPDELLGGPLGDLEARRTSEQVLRAFAGFFDTRDEDTTDVMLQAAYFAMARHVAERFADDPWVLGYDLYNEPIADDRLLVDFHARMAAELREVDDRHLMFFEPNSVRNLTEMGPRASAPFPDDGGAYAVHLYTLAFRDPRNELDTVTLERLRPNVERGLTEASLFDVPMFVGEWGIRPDSPGSDDYVRFMHELFDETFTSATVWLWKENSQGSWGFHDYDPESGAFTERDAVVRAHARVYAEAIAGEPISMRYDLDARRFELVYEGRADDAPSVVYVPDAAYFAPSFTVRCDERAIEPTPPRDPATGRVEIVCGGPGRRTVVLEATD; the protein is encoded by the coding sequence ATGGATCGACGGTTCGTGCTCGCGGGGATGGCGCTCACCCTGATCTCGTGCGGCGACGATCCAGCGCCCGTCGTCCTCGAGCCGTGGGATCCACCCGCGCAGCCCTGGGTGCGCTCCGATCGCGCGCGCTTGCGCGACGACGCGGATCGCGTGCTCGTGTTCCGCGGCATCAACGCGCGCGTCGAGGGGCTCTTCGACGTGACGTTCGACGACGGTCGCCTGCCGCTCGAGGAGATCCCCGCGTTCACGATCGACGACGCGCGGCGCATGCGCGCGCTCGGCCTCAGCGCGCTGCGACTGCCGATCAACTGGTCGGGCATCGAGCCGGTTCGGGGCGAGTACTCGGAGGCGTACCTCGAGCGCCTCGAGGAGGTCGTCGATCTCTGCCGCCAAGCGGGCGTGCACGTGATGATCGACTTCCACCAGGACGCGTACTCGAAGGAGATCGGCGAGGACGGCGCGCCGCTCTGGGCGATCCACCCGCCGCCCGACGAGCTGCTCGGCGGACCGCTCGGCGATCTCGAGGCGCGACGCACGAGCGAGCAGGTGCTCCGCGCGTTCGCGGGGTTCTTCGACACGCGCGACGAGGACACGACCGACGTGATGCTGCAGGCCGCGTACTTCGCGATGGCGCGGCACGTCGCGGAGCGCTTCGCCGATGACCCGTGGGTGCTCGGCTACGACCTCTACAACGAGCCGATCGCGGACGATCGGCTGCTCGTCGACTTCCACGCGCGCATGGCCGCGGAGCTGCGCGAGGTCGACGATCGCCACCTGATGTTCTTCGAGCCCAACTCGGTGCGGAACCTGACCGAGATGGGGCCGCGCGCCTCGGCGCCGTTCCCCGACGACGGGGGCGCGTACGCGGTGCACCTCTACACGCTCGCGTTCCGCGATCCGCGCAACGAGCTCGACACGGTCACGCTCGAGCGGCTGCGGCCCAACGTCGAGCGCGGGCTGACGGAGGCGTCGCTCTTCGACGTGCCGATGTTCGTCGGCGAGTGGGGCATCCGCCCGGACTCGCCGGGCTCCGACGACTACGTGCGCTTCATGCACGAGCTCTTCGACGAGACGTTCACGAGCGCGACGGTGTGGCTGTGGAAGGAGAATTCCCAGGGCAGCTGGGGCTTCCACGACTACGACCCGGAGAGCGGCGCGTTCACCGAGCGCGACGCGGTCGTGCGCGCCCACGCGCGCGTCTACGCCGAGGCGATCGCGGGCGAGCCGATCTCGATGCGCTACGACCTCGACGCGCGGCGCTTCGAGCTCGTCTACGAAGGGCGCGCCGACGACGCGCCGAGCGTCGTGTACGTGCCCGACGCGGCGTACTTCGCGCCCTCGTTCACGGTGCGCTGCGACGAGCGCGCGATCGAGCCCACGCCACCGCGTGATCCCGCGACGGGGCGCGTCGAGATCGTGTGCGGCGGGCCGGGGCGCCGCACCGTCGTGCTCGAGGCCACCGACTGA